The following are encoded in a window of Telmatobacter sp. DSM 110680 genomic DNA:
- the gltX gene encoding glutamate--tRNA ligase gives MPDPTPTTTGNIRVRFAPSPTGFLHVGSARTFIFNWLYARHNHGTMVLRLDDTDIERNTDASVQSIFEGLRWLGLSWDEEYKQSERLALHRQAAESIFAKGLAYRDFTPAHAAEGETSSAQGAWLFNPGMRETSREESDRRAAAGEKFALRYRVPRGEDRVLIFKDAVYGAQSKPADEVEDFALLRSDGMPTYHLASCVDDADLRISHIIRGQDHLTNTFKHLLIFEGLGAEPPQFGHLPLLVAPDGTKLSKRKHGPVVSVTTYANAGFLPEAFINFLCLLGWSPKDDREFLSLEELIAAFTLEHVNRSNAVVNFTEEDPFDAKAVHLNGEHIRALSVEQLSARLQPFFDQAGLHPSPEKLLAVTPLIRERIKLLKDAVSAADFFFVSELPPYDPAELIPQISKKEQGDGALAHRVLQTALEVLPTTEFDHDTLDKALREAAATLGLKAGPMFQPIRVAVCGRKNAPPLFETMIVLGRDVCLIRIQEAIAKLESTK, from the coding sequence ATGCCCGATCCGACTCCCACAACAACTGGAAATATTCGCGTCCGTTTTGCGCCTTCGCCCACCGGTTTTCTCCACGTTGGCAGTGCGCGCACGTTTATTTTCAATTGGCTTTATGCCCGCCACAATCACGGAACCATGGTGCTGCGGCTCGACGACACGGATATCGAGCGCAACACCGATGCGAGCGTCCAGTCGATCTTTGAGGGACTGCGCTGGCTGGGCCTTTCCTGGGATGAAGAGTACAAGCAGTCCGAACGCCTAGCCCTGCATCGCCAGGCCGCCGAATCCATCTTCGCCAAAGGCCTCGCCTATCGCGACTTCACACCTGCCCATGCCGCCGAAGGCGAAACATCCTCCGCGCAGGGTGCATGGCTATTCAATCCCGGCATGCGCGAAACATCACGCGAAGAAAGCGATCGCCGCGCCGCCGCAGGTGAGAAGTTTGCGCTCCGCTACCGTGTTCCCCGCGGCGAAGATCGCGTCTTGATCTTCAAAGATGCTGTCTACGGAGCGCAATCCAAACCAGCCGACGAGGTTGAAGACTTCGCCCTCCTGCGCTCTGACGGAATGCCGACGTATCACCTTGCGTCCTGCGTCGACGATGCCGACCTCCGCATCAGCCACATTATCCGCGGGCAGGATCACCTCACCAACACCTTCAAGCATCTGCTGATCTTCGAAGGCCTGGGTGCGGAGCCGCCCCAGTTCGGGCACCTTCCCCTACTCGTCGCACCGGACGGTACCAAACTCTCCAAGCGCAAGCACGGCCCAGTAGTCAGCGTCACCACCTATGCGAATGCCGGCTTTCTGCCTGAGGCCTTTATCAACTTTCTTTGTCTCCTTGGCTGGTCGCCGAAAGATGACCGCGAGTTCCTCAGCCTCGAAGAACTTATCGCCGCATTCACCCTGGAACACGTCAACCGCTCCAACGCCGTCGTCAACTTCACCGAGGAAGACCCATTCGACGCGAAGGCCGTCCATCTCAACGGTGAGCACATCCGCGCCCTATCCGTCGAGCAGCTCAGCGCGCGTCTGCAGCCCTTTTTCGATCAGGCCGGACTGCATCCATCGCCTGAAAAACTTCTAGCTGTCACCCCGCTCATTCGCGAGCGCATTAAGTTGCTGAAGGACGCCGTCTCCGCCGCCGACTTCTTCTTCGTCTCGGAGCTTCCGCCTTACGACCCTGCCGAGCTGATCCCGCAAATCAGCAAGAAAGAGCAGGGCGATGGCGCCCTCGCCCACCGCGTTCTTCAAACCGCGCTCGAAGTTCTGCCCACCACGGAGTTCGATCACGACACACTCGACAAGGCGCTGCGTGAAGCCGCGGCAACGTTGGGCCTCAAAGCCGGACCGATGTTTCAGCCGATCCGCGTAGCCGTCTGCGGACGCAAAAACGCGCCGCCCCTCTTTGAAACCATGATCGTCCTTGGCCGCGACGTATGCCTTATCCGTATCCAAGAGGCTATAGCCAAACTCGAATCCACTAAATAA
- a CDS encoding glutamine--tRNA ligase/YqeY domain fusion protein, producing the protein MTSGIAAMSNGNPEMQDTRPVSNFLRDQIAEDVRTKKYGDAIVQTRFPPEPNGYLHIGHAKAICLDFGLADEFGGKTNLRFDDTNPEKEEQEYVDSIQKDVRWLGFDWERLCYASDYFPQLYEWALKLIRDGKAYVDDLTADEIRQHRGTLTEPGKNSPYRDRSIEENLDLFQRMKAGEFPDGTRVLRAKIDMSSPNLNMRDPVMYRILHASHHRTGDEWCIYPMYDYAHGQSDSIERVTHSMCTLEFADHQPLYRWYIENLGIFPSQQIEFDRLNITYTLLSKRKLLQFVQEKVVRGWDDPRMPTLSGFRRRGFTPEAIRTFVGSIGASRTNGSTDIEMLEHFQRDDLNRRASRAMVVLRPLKLVIDNYPAGQEEFVEVANNPEDPSAGTRKVPFSGEIYIEQDDFREVPPPKYYRLSPGKEVRLRNAYFVTAQNVVKDVDGNIVEVHCTYDPASKGGNSPDGRKVKSTMHWVSAGHAISAEIRLYDKLFTKPDPSDVEEGKDVLSNLNPNSLEILTSAKLEPSLANARLEDHYQFERVGYFCLDPDSAPGNLVFNRTLSLKDSWAKIEKKAGA; encoded by the coding sequence GTGACGTCAGGAATCGCAGCTATGAGCAACGGAAATCCGGAAATGCAGGACACTCGCCCCGTCTCTAACTTTCTTCGTGACCAAATCGCCGAAGACGTGCGCACCAAAAAGTACGGCGACGCCATCGTCCAGACGCGTTTCCCACCCGAGCCAAACGGCTACCTCCACATCGGCCACGCCAAGGCAATCTGTCTTGACTTCGGTCTCGCCGACGAGTTCGGTGGAAAGACCAACCTCCGCTTCGACGACACCAATCCCGAGAAAGAAGAGCAGGAGTACGTCGACTCCATCCAGAAAGATGTCCGCTGGCTCGGCTTCGACTGGGAGCGTCTTTGCTACGCCTCCGACTACTTCCCGCAGCTCTACGAGTGGGCCCTCAAGCTGATCCGCGACGGCAAAGCCTACGTCGACGACCTCACTGCCGACGAAATCCGCCAGCACCGCGGCACCTTGACCGAGCCCGGCAAGAACAGCCCGTATCGCGACCGCTCAATCGAAGAAAATCTGGACCTGTTTCAGAGGATGAAGGCCGGCGAATTCCCCGACGGCACCCGCGTTCTACGCGCCAAGATCGACATGTCCTCGCCCAACCTCAACATGCGCGATCCGGTCATGTACCGCATCCTTCATGCGTCGCACCATCGTACCGGCGACGAGTGGTGCATCTACCCCATGTACGACTACGCCCATGGCCAGTCCGATTCCATCGAGCGTGTCACGCACTCCATGTGCACGCTCGAATTCGCAGATCACCAGCCGCTCTATCGCTGGTACATCGAAAACCTCGGCATCTTTCCCTCGCAGCAGATCGAGTTCGACCGTCTCAACATTACCTACACGCTGCTCAGCAAGCGCAAGCTGCTGCAGTTCGTGCAGGAGAAGGTCGTCCGCGGATGGGACGATCCGCGCATGCCCACCCTGTCGGGCTTCCGTCGCCGCGGCTTCACTCCCGAAGCCATTCGCACCTTCGTCGGGTCCATCGGCGCTTCACGCACCAACGGCAGCACCGACATTGAAATGCTGGAGCACTTTCAGCGTGACGACCTCAACCGCCGGGCTTCACGGGCGATGGTTGTGCTGCGCCCCCTCAAGCTCGTCATCGACAACTATCCTGCTGGACAGGAAGAGTTCGTCGAAGTCGCCAACAATCCCGAAGACCCATCCGCCGGAACTCGCAAAGTTCCCTTCTCCGGCGAGATTTACATCGAGCAAGACGACTTCCGCGAAGTTCCTCCGCCAAAGTACTACCGGCTCTCTCCCGGCAAGGAAGTTCGCCTGCGCAATGCCTACTTTGTCACTGCACAGAACGTGGTCAAAGACGTCGACGGCAATATCGTAGAGGTCCACTGCACCTACGATCCGGCCAGCAAGGGTGGCAACTCGCCCGACGGACGCAAGGTCAAGTCGACGATGCACTGGGTTTCGGCCGGGCACGCCATCTCCGCAGAGATCCGTCTATACGACAAACTCTTCACCAAGCCCGATCCAAGCGACGTCGAGGAGGGCAAGGACGTCCTCAGCAATCTCAATCCCAACTCGCTTGAAATACTGACCAGCGCCAAACTGGAGCCGTCTCTTGCTAATGCCCGGCTTGAGGATCACTACCAGTTCGAGCGCGTCGGCTACTTCTGCCTCGATCCCGACTCCGCGCCCGGCAATCTCGTCTTCAATCGGACCCTTTCGCTCAAAGATTCTTGGGCCAAGATTGAGAAAAAGGCGGGGGCGTAG
- a CDS encoding protein-disulfide reductase DsbD domain-containing protein, with amino-acid sequence MSESPHKSSHKTEAVEYLYPEQVTVPAGKPSSVALHFRIQQNLHINAHKPRADYLIPTVFSIPESSGVHLASASYPAGVDFTLPVDPNERLLVYSGEFTIDSKIVAAPGDHLVEAKLRYQACDQNACMPPKTITVPIDVVGK; translated from the coding sequence GTGTCTGAATCTCCGCACAAATCGAGCCACAAAACAGAAGCTGTCGAATATCTTTATCCCGAGCAGGTGACCGTTCCGGCGGGAAAGCCAAGCTCGGTTGCACTCCACTTTCGCATCCAGCAGAACTTGCATATCAACGCGCACAAGCCGCGCGCGGACTACCTGATCCCTACGGTCTTCTCAATTCCTGAGTCCTCAGGTGTTCACCTTGCCAGCGCCAGCTATCCAGCGGGCGTGGATTTCACGCTGCCAGTTGATCCGAATGAGAGGCTTCTGGTGTACAGCGGCGAGTTCACAATCGACTCAAAGATCGTTGCCGCCCCCGGCGATCATCTTGTCGAAGCGAAGTTACGCTACCAGGCGTGCGACCAGAATGCCTGCATGCCCCCGAAGACAATCACCGTGCCGATTGATGTGGTTGGCAAGTAG
- a CDS encoding redoxin family protein, protein MKRNTIVIGVTLLILATFAWAGWANWEYRKQAAERALASASHAELIPAAGDVPQSQTSLIGKPAPDFVLQDLSGKTVALSNFKGKPLLINFWATWCGPCKIETPWLIELQNEYASKGFEIVGISTEGDDLQPGDKEGWARDKAAIAKFVKDEHMQYPVLINGDSLASVYGGLDAMPTSIYVNPDGKVVAVQLGITSKDDMEENIKKTLGS, encoded by the coding sequence TTGAAGCGCAACACCATTGTTATCGGCGTCACACTGCTCATCCTCGCGACGTTTGCCTGGGCCGGATGGGCCAACTGGGAGTACCGTAAGCAGGCGGCCGAGCGGGCCTTGGCTAGTGCTTCGCATGCAGAGCTGATTCCTGCAGCCGGGGACGTTCCCCAAAGTCAAACCTCTCTGATTGGAAAGCCTGCTCCCGACTTTGTCCTCCAGGATCTGAGTGGAAAGACGGTTGCGCTGTCGAACTTTAAAGGCAAGCCTCTGCTTATCAATTTCTGGGCAACTTGGTGCGGACCATGCAAGATCGAAACACCCTGGCTCATCGAACTGCAGAATGAGTATGCGTCGAAGGGATTTGAAATCGTCGGCATCTCGACCGAAGGCGATGACCTGCAGCCCGGCGATAAAGAAGGATGGGCCCGCGACAAGGCGGCTATTGCTAAATTTGTAAAGGACGAGCACATGCAGTATCCCGTCCTCATCAACGGCGACAGCCTCGCCAGCGTGTATGGCGGCCTCGACGCGATGCCCACGTCTATTTATGTCAACCCTGACGGCAAAGTTGTCGCGGTGCAACTCGGCATCACCTCCAAAGACGATATGGAAGAGAACATCAAAAAGACACTGGGCAGCTGA
- a CDS encoding KpsF/GutQ family sugar-phosphate isomerase, whose translation MNRNNEKDPLTPAGLVRTEAAALESLAARLDGPMAADFDRAVDLIVRCGECNGRVVVTGMGKSGIIAQKIAATLSSTGSPALFLHPAEAVHGDLGVLMPGDVVIALSASGETEEILRLLATLKRKGDALVSFCCNLKSTLAGASDVALDCSVDREACGLNLAPTASTTAMLALGDALAVAVSLRKGFKAEDFAELHPGGKLGKQLAKVRDLMHAGNDIPVVTLQTPMSDVIYEMSSKKLGMTTVQEAGRLRGVISDGDLRRLLEREGGAALSKSAGEAMNAKPRTITGEELAAKALAILEERKITSLVVVNAEGKVEGVVHLHDLWGVELI comes from the coding sequence ATGAATCGCAACAACGAGAAAGATCCCCTGACACCTGCGGGACTGGTGCGCACTGAAGCCGCTGCGCTTGAGTCACTGGCGGCGCGGCTGGACGGTCCGATGGCGGCTGATTTTGACCGAGCCGTGGACCTGATTGTGCGTTGCGGTGAATGCAATGGCCGCGTGGTTGTCACCGGCATGGGCAAGAGCGGCATCATCGCCCAGAAGATTGCGGCTACGTTGAGTTCCACGGGAAGTCCCGCTTTGTTCCTGCATCCTGCCGAAGCAGTTCACGGCGACCTGGGCGTACTGATGCCCGGCGACGTGGTGATTGCGCTGTCGGCAAGCGGCGAAACCGAGGAGATACTGCGCCTGCTGGCGACGCTCAAGCGCAAGGGCGATGCCCTGGTGAGTTTCTGCTGCAATCTAAAGTCGACTCTCGCGGGAGCTAGTGATGTGGCCCTTGATTGCAGTGTTGATCGCGAAGCTTGCGGATTGAATCTCGCGCCCACGGCAAGCACGACGGCGATGCTTGCTCTGGGGGACGCGCTCGCGGTCGCAGTGAGTCTGCGCAAAGGATTCAAAGCCGAAGACTTCGCGGAACTCCATCCCGGCGGCAAACTCGGCAAGCAACTCGCCAAGGTTCGGGACCTGATGCACGCTGGCAACGACATCCCGGTTGTCACTCTGCAGACGCCAATGTCCGATGTGATTTACGAGATGTCGTCGAAGAAACTGGGCATGACCACGGTGCAGGAGGCGGGTCGCCTACGTGGCGTCATCAGTGACGGTGATTTGCGCCGACTGCTGGAGCGCGAAGGCGGAGCGGCGCTGAGCAAGTCGGCAGGCGAGGCCATGAACGCAAAGCCTCGTACCATCACTGGCGAGGAACTCGCGGCAAAGGCGCTGGCGATTCTCGAGGAGCGGAAGATTACGTCGCTGGTGGTTGTCAATGCGGAAGGCAAGGTCGAAGGTGTGGTGCATCTGCATGATTTGTGGGGAGTCGAATTGATCTAG
- a CDS encoding SDR family oxidoreductase, with amino-acid sequence MTNHKTVLITGASSGFGLLTSVTLAKCGWRVLATMRDLDRRTKLETAALDAGVQERIEFHALDVTNAEQIAALADLVAKRGEPLHALINNAGFAVPGFAEDVTDAELRDQFDTNFFGAVAVTRAILPLMRRQGFGHVVMVSSISGRVGFPGVSSYASSKFALEGWTETLRYEMKAFGIYAVLVEPGSFATDIWTRNAKMTAALKNPSAANAARVARWRSRIDQSAKDRADPQTVADVIARVVENPRPNLRYAVGRDARMALRLRGILPASMFEGVIIKSSGVD; translated from the coding sequence GTGACAAATCATAAAACCGTCCTCATTACTGGCGCTTCGAGCGGCTTCGGGCTGCTGACTTCCGTTACGCTCGCGAAGTGCGGCTGGCGGGTACTGGCGACTATGCGTGACCTCGACCGCCGCACCAAATTGGAGACTGCGGCACTTGATGCGGGAGTGCAGGAGCGCATCGAGTTTCACGCGCTGGATGTCACGAATGCAGAACAGATTGCGGCGCTCGCTGATCTAGTAGCCAAGCGAGGTGAACCACTGCATGCCCTCATCAACAACGCCGGCTTCGCGGTTCCCGGGTTTGCCGAAGATGTGACTGACGCAGAGTTGCGCGACCAATTCGATACGAATTTCTTCGGCGCCGTAGCCGTGACGCGAGCAATTCTGCCGCTGATGCGGCGGCAGGGTTTTGGCCACGTCGTCATGGTCTCGTCGATCTCGGGGCGCGTAGGTTTCCCCGGCGTCAGCAGTTATGCATCTTCGAAATTTGCTCTGGAAGGCTGGACCGAGACGTTGCGCTACGAGATGAAGGCTTTCGGCATTTACGCAGTGCTGGTCGAGCCGGGCTCGTTTGCAACCGATATCTGGACGCGCAATGCGAAAATGACAGCTGCTCTAAAGAATCCGAGTGCGGCGAATGCAGCGCGGGTGGCTCGATGGCGCAGTCGCATCGATCAAAGCGCCAAAGACCGCGCTGATCCACAGACGGTTGCTGACGTAATCGCCCGTGTGGTGGAAAATCCACGACCGAATCTTCGTTATGCCGTCGGCAGAGATGCCCGCATGGCTCTCAGGCTGCGCGGAATCTTGCCGGCCAGCATGTTCGAAGGCGTGATCATCAAGAGCAGCGGCGTGGACTAG
- a CDS encoding proline--tRNA ligase, producing MHRWSKLFVPTLREAPADAEVASHKFLLRAGYIRQLGAGLYSYLFLGQRSLNKITGIVREEMDKIGQEFFLPALLPKEPWEESGRWTGMGANMFRLKDRKGAELCLGMTHEEIMTTIARSELRSYKQLPQIWYQIQTKFRDEPRPKGGLLRVRQFIMKDSYSFDLNKEGLDKSFDLHDAVYRTIFKRCGLKFVAVEADSGAMGGSQSQEFMVYTDAGEDLIASCPVCGYAANLEKATSRLNLVAEMEPTGDGTPELVLTPGCAAISDVAAFFKISPASDIKCVAYMVLKRGTPGKDGAVKDTWHGVASFLRGDHQVNETKLLGAVGGAELRTMQAEELQQYFKGPAGYLGPVGLTHGDKPLGDGLTVVVDQSLDGRKNLVCGANQQDYHLRNVVPGRDFTWTVLADIRSVNEGETCPKDNCSGKLVVGKAVEVGHIFKLGYKYTESMGAHVLDPNGKEVKPIMGSYGIGIERILTAAIEQSNDANGFYLPASIAPFAVVVTVTNVSDTVLREAGERLASELEAAGLDVLLDDRDERAGVKFKDADLVGIPYRINVGKKTTGGQVELVTRATASSADIAIEDVVAQVKQRVLEEKLLGESS from the coding sequence ATGCATCGTTGGTCGAAGCTCTTTGTACCCACTCTTCGGGAGGCCCCGGCAGATGCCGAAGTGGCCAGCCACAAGTTCCTGCTGCGGGCCGGATACATTCGTCAGCTCGGCGCAGGCCTCTACAGCTATCTCTTTCTCGGACAGCGTTCGCTGAACAAAATTACCGGCATCGTGCGTGAAGAGATGGACAAGATCGGGCAGGAGTTCTTTCTGCCAGCGCTGCTGCCCAAGGAGCCATGGGAAGAGAGCGGCCGCTGGACAGGTATGGGCGCCAACATGTTTCGCCTGAAAGACCGCAAAGGCGCTGAACTCTGCCTGGGGATGACCCATGAAGAGATCATGACCACCATCGCCCGCAGCGAATTGCGCAGCTATAAACAGCTGCCGCAGATCTGGTACCAGATACAAACCAAGTTCCGCGATGAACCGCGCCCCAAAGGCGGACTCCTGCGGGTTCGCCAATTCATCATGAAAGACAGCTACTCCTTCGATCTGAACAAGGAGGGGCTGGACAAGAGCTTCGATCTGCATGATGCGGTATATCGCACCATCTTCAAGCGCTGCGGATTGAAGTTTGTCGCTGTCGAAGCTGATTCCGGAGCGATGGGCGGCTCGCAGTCACAGGAGTTCATGGTTTACACCGACGCAGGCGAAGACCTGATTGCCAGTTGCCCGGTTTGCGGATACGCCGCGAATCTTGAGAAAGCAACGTCGCGCCTGAATCTGGTTGCAGAGATGGAGCCAACGGGCGACGGAACACCGGAGCTTGTGTTGACGCCGGGATGCGCCGCTATCTCCGACGTTGCGGCGTTCTTCAAGATTTCGCCGGCATCGGACATCAAGTGCGTGGCGTACATGGTGCTGAAGCGGGGCACGCCTGGGAAAGATGGTGCAGTGAAGGATACCTGGCACGGTGTTGCTTCTTTCTTGCGCGGCGATCATCAGGTGAACGAGACCAAGCTGCTGGGTGCTGTTGGCGGCGCGGAACTGCGCACGATGCAGGCTGAGGAATTGCAGCAATACTTCAAGGGGCCCGCAGGATATCTAGGTCCTGTGGGTCTGACCCACGGCGACAAGCCGCTTGGCGATGGATTGACGGTGGTTGTCGATCAGTCACTCGATGGCCGCAAGAACCTGGTGTGCGGGGCCAATCAACAGGACTACCATCTGCGCAATGTCGTTCCTGGTCGCGATTTTACCTGGACGGTGCTCGCGGATATACGCAGCGTAAACGAGGGCGAGACCTGCCCGAAGGACAACTGCAGTGGCAAGCTGGTGGTGGGCAAGGCCGTTGAAGTCGGCCATATCTTCAAGCTTGGCTACAAGTACACGGAGTCCATGGGGGCGCACGTTCTCGACCCCAACGGCAAGGAAGTCAAGCCGATCATGGGCAGCTACGGCATCGGCATCGAACGCATTCTCACGGCAGCGATCGAACAGTCGAATGACGCAAATGGATTTTACTTGCCGGCTTCAATTGCACCCTTCGCCGTTGTTGTAACGGTGACCAATGTTTCAGACACTGTGTTGCGCGAAGCGGGCGAAAGACTTGCGTCGGAACTTGAAGCAGCAGGACTCGATGTGCTGCTTGATGACAGAGACGAACGGGCAGGAGTCAAATTCAAGGACGCAGACCTGGTCGGAATTCCTTACCGCATCAACGTGGGCAAGAAGACAACCGGCGGCCAGGTTGAACTGGTGACGCGCGCAACCGCTAGCAGCGCAGATATTGCAATTGAGGACGTTGTCGCGCAGGTGAAGCAACGCGTACTGGAAGAGAAGCTACTCGGTGAAAGCTCCTAG
- a CDS encoding transglycosylase domain-containing protein, with the protein MALKIRLERPNWKLSRLRLSWSSWVVRGVVGAVLLFGIIGFAVFTHYYNKYARIVDERLKQPLFANTAKIYAAPREVRPGQKISARLIATELREAGYTVDGLSHPSPMGSFAESAQSITVHPGPESYHAPDAATIQTRDGKVDSITDEKGQSLSSYELEPLLITGLSEDANRTKRRLLNYDEIPANLVQAVLAIEDRKFFEHGGVNYFSILSWGWHDLVGDRKHRGGASTLTMQLAKLIFLADTGTIKYKVTQILITFHLEHRFTKKQIFEAYANQINLGQRGSFSIDGFGEASQAYFGKDVRQLDLAECAMLAGIIQRPNYFNPFRHPERTIERRNLVLDSMVETGTINKEQAQRAKAEPLHLASVSSDASEAPYFVDLVRDQLVQKLGDRDFNREGLRIYTSLDPDLQRVATDAMNASLPQIDAQVEKRHARLKKTTEPLVYPQVALIALNPRTGQVLALVGGRDYGKSQVDHAVAHRPTGSIFKPFVYAAAFQTAVEGTMLPGQTALFSPITMLNDQQATYGEGTQYEYTPRNYEGEYYGEMTARLALMRSDNNATIGLASMVGFDRVAALARDAGIKSAQPTPAMAIGSYDATPLDMAGAYTIFSNGGVHIDPWVLASVRTPNGDVVSDYAPTTKQVLDPRVAFLMTNMMEAVLQGNGPAGCKVNGLDYCGTGAGVRNMGFRAPAAGKTGTSHDAWFAGYTSSLLCIVWVGNDDYTPLAHGLEGAAVAAPIWAAFMKYAIQLPQYSDTNEFTPPDGVQLVTIDKATNLLAGPTCPDDFTAAFLDGTAPTDTCDHPPDHRNVLQKIFGLGKPGN; encoded by the coding sequence ATGGCGCTGAAGATCAGGCTGGAGAGACCAAATTGGAAGCTCTCCAGGCTTCGTCTCTCGTGGTCTTCATGGGTGGTGCGCGGAGTTGTCGGCGCTGTCTTGCTCTTTGGAATTATCGGCTTTGCTGTCTTTACGCATTACTACAACAAGTATGCCCGCATCGTAGACGAACGGCTGAAGCAGCCGCTCTTTGCCAACACGGCAAAGATTTACGCCGCACCGCGGGAAGTTCGGCCCGGGCAGAAGATCAGCGCCCGCTTAATTGCCACCGAATTGCGCGAAGCGGGGTACACGGTTGACGGGCTTTCGCATCCGTCGCCGATGGGCTCGTTCGCCGAATCAGCGCAGTCGATCACGGTTCATCCCGGTCCCGAGTCCTACCATGCCCCCGACGCTGCCACGATCCAAACCCGCGATGGCAAAGTCGATTCAATCACTGACGAGAAAGGGCAGTCTCTTTCAAGTTATGAGCTGGAGCCTCTGCTGATTACGGGGCTGAGCGAAGATGCGAATCGCACCAAGCGCCGTCTGCTGAACTACGACGAGATCCCGGCAAACCTCGTGCAAGCGGTTCTCGCCATCGAAGATCGCAAATTTTTTGAGCACGGCGGCGTAAATTACTTCAGCATCCTGAGCTGGGGATGGCACGATCTCGTCGGCGACCGCAAACATCGGGGTGGCGCATCAACACTAACGATGCAGCTGGCCAAGCTGATTTTTCTTGCTGACACCGGGACCATCAAATACAAAGTTACGCAGATTCTTATTACCTTTCACCTTGAACATCGATTCACAAAAAAGCAGATCTTCGAGGCTTACGCAAATCAGATCAACCTCGGACAGCGGGGAAGCTTTTCAATTGATGGCTTCGGCGAGGCTTCGCAGGCGTACTTTGGCAAGGACGTTCGTCAACTTGACCTGGCGGAGTGCGCAATGCTGGCGGGCATCATTCAGCGTCCCAACTATTTCAACCCTTTCCGCCATCCGGAGCGCACCATCGAGCGGCGCAACCTTGTGCTGGACTCGATGGTGGAAACGGGCACGATCAACAAGGAACAGGCCCAACGCGCCAAAGCTGAACCACTGCATCTTGCCTCTGTCAGCTCCGACGCCAGCGAAGCTCCTTATTTTGTGGACCTGGTGCGCGATCAACTCGTGCAAAAACTTGGTGATCGCGACTTTAACCGCGAGGGTCTGCGCATCTACACGTCGCTTGATCCCGACCTGCAGCGCGTTGCGACGGATGCTATGAATGCCTCGCTCCCCCAGATTGATGCGCAGGTAGAAAAGCGGCACGCCAGACTGAAGAAGACCACTGAGCCTCTGGTCTACCCCCAAGTGGCGCTGATTGCGCTCAATCCACGCACCGGCCAGGTTCTTGCGCTGGTAGGTGGCCGCGACTACGGCAAGTCGCAGGTGGATCACGCTGTAGCGCACCGTCCAACGGGCTCTATCTTCAAGCCGTTTGTGTATGCAGCGGCCTTTCAAACCGCCGTCGAAGGTACGATGCTGCCCGGGCAAACTGCACTATTTTCGCCGATAACCATGTTGAACGATCAACAAGCCACATACGGCGAGGGCACCCAATACGAGTACACTCCTCGCAACTACGAAGGCGAATATTACGGGGAAATGACTGCGCGCTTAGCCCTGATGCGATCGGACAACAACGCAACGATTGGCCTGGCTTCGATGGTCGGCTTTGATCGTGTTGCGGCGCTGGCTCGCGATGCAGGCATCAAAAGCGCACAGCCCACGCCCGCCATGGCGATTGGTTCCTATGACGCTACCCCGCTCGACATGGCCGGAGCGTACACCATCTTTTCCAACGGCGGTGTCCACATCGATCCCTGGGTACTGGCCAGTGTACGCACCCCGAATGGAGATGTGGTTTCTGACTATGCACCAACGACCAAGCAGGTTCTCGATCCGCGCGTGGCCTTTCTGATGACCAACATGATGGAAGCGGTGCTGCAAGGCAACGGACCTGCTGGATGCAAAGTGAATGGCCTGGACTATTGCGGAACAGGCGCGGGCGTCCGCAACATGGGATTCCGAGCTCCGGCGGCCGGCAAGACCGGCACCAGCCACGATGCATGGTTCGCCGGATACACCAGCAGCCTCTTGTGCATTGTGTGGGTGGGCAACGACGACTACACTCCCCTGGCGCACGGGCTCGAAGGCGCAGCCGTCGCAGCACCGATCTGGGCTGCGTTTATGAAGTATGCAATTCAATTGCCGCAATACTCCGACACCAATGAGTTCACGCCTCCAGACGGCGTGCAGCTTGTCACTATCGACAAAGCCACCAACCTGCTTGCCGGTCCGACATGTCCGGACGACTTCACTGCGGCTTTTCTTGACGGCACGGCGCCCACAGATACCTGCGATCATCCGCCCGATCACCGCAACGTCCTGCAGAAGATCTTCGGGCTCGGCAAACCGGGCAACTGA